The following are from one region of the Gloeomargarita lithophora Alchichica-D10 genome:
- a CDS encoding DNA gyrase subunit A: MVKPRPARDRIVPTSLEEELRQSYLAYALSVMVGRALPDGRDGLKPVQRRILYAMWQMGLTAQRPPRKSARVVGEVLGKYHPHGDQSVYAALVRLAQEFHCRYPLIEGQGNFGSIDNDPAAAMRYTEARLSAFAVQILFTDLHPAIVDFHDNFDSTEAEPRVLPAQLPLLLLNGCSGIAVGMATQIPPHHAGEIIEALIHLIDYPHLSDERLYSLLPGPDFPTGGELVNPHTIPQVYRTGRGAITLRGVWHRETQGTGKRAKPVIVITELPYQVVKADWLSRTAALIHQGRLGGIADLRDESDRDGVRVVVTLKSGQEVAEIIQQLLQQTPLEIQFHASFLALIGGRPQHCSLRRLLQEFLEFRELTLQRSYAHEWREVTQQMTRLTALHQAITHLDIVFTILRHCQSIDQAKADLMQRLALTEDQAETVLSTPLRRLTRLEAEGLQTQLTQLTQRQSRLTQLQQDRGERLRELKKQLKQCQKQYGGSRKTRLGTTPLSEDVGVTLRLSAAGVWHRGERRPGQQLCLDLTAAASNLRDPILWQGELRPGERLLVFGERGGLYELTGREMAGGAPGWPDWFTWEAGLLPVVVDAETMGVWLVSRGGYGTVMGVPDLWQGAWGFPPGDGVLAVGTWQTGQELYLASGQGRVWRGKLPRRSHGKSLLVLAAGESLVGAVMVTRKTAVQGVTAGGECQDLPAMPLGEEVATGVAWVGLVAGLGIAYGHTNRQRWVRLGMDLALGEQVVRVVQVRMGGEF, from the coding sequence ATGGTGAAACCCCGCCCCGCCCGTGACCGGATTGTGCCCACGTCCCTGGAGGAGGAATTGCGCCAGTCCTACCTGGCCTACGCCCTGAGTGTGATGGTGGGACGGGCATTACCGGATGGGCGGGATGGCCTGAAACCGGTACAACGGCGGATTCTTTATGCCATGTGGCAGATGGGTTTGACGGCGCAACGTCCCCCCCGCAAAAGTGCCCGGGTGGTGGGGGAAGTGCTGGGGAAATATCATCCTCATGGGGATCAATCGGTGTATGCGGCTCTAGTGCGCTTGGCACAGGAATTTCACTGTCGTTATCCCCTGATTGAGGGGCAGGGGAATTTTGGCTCGATTGATAATGACCCGGCGGCGGCCATGCGTTATACGGAAGCCCGGTTGTCGGCGTTTGCTGTCCAGATTTTATTCACGGATTTGCACCCGGCGATTGTGGATTTTCACGACAATTTTGACAGCACCGAAGCGGAACCCCGGGTGTTACCAGCGCAGTTGCCCTTGCTGTTGCTGAATGGCTGTAGTGGCATTGCGGTGGGCATGGCGACCCAGATTCCCCCCCACCACGCCGGGGAAATCATCGAGGCTTTGATTCACCTGATTGACTATCCCCACCTCAGCGATGAACGGCTATATTCCCTGCTGCCGGGGCCGGATTTTCCCACCGGCGGCGAGTTGGTCAACCCCCACACCATTCCCCAGGTGTATCGCACGGGGCGGGGGGCAATCACGCTGCGGGGGGTGTGGCACAGGGAAACCCAGGGAACGGGGAAGCGGGCAAAGCCGGTGATTGTCATTACCGAACTGCCCTACCAGGTGGTGAAGGCGGACTGGTTGAGCCGGACGGCGGCCTTGATTCACCAGGGGCGGTTGGGGGGGATTGCTGACCTGCGCGATGAGAGCGACCGGGATGGGGTGCGGGTGGTGGTGACCCTGAAATCGGGGCAGGAGGTGGCGGAAATTATCCAGCAATTGCTCCAACAAACGCCCTTGGAAATTCAATTTCATGCCAGTTTTTTGGCCCTGATCGGGGGGCGACCCCAGCATTGTTCTTTGCGGCGGTTGTTGCAGGAATTTTTAGAATTTCGGGAATTAACCTTACAACGCAGTTATGCCCACGAGTGGCGGGAGGTGACCCAGCAAATGACGCGTTTAACGGCCTTGCATCAGGCGATTACCCATTTAGATATAGTATTTACAATTTTAAGACATTGTCAAAGTATTGACCAAGCGAAAGCCGATTTGATGCAGAGGCTGGCATTGACTGAGGATCAGGCGGAAACGGTTTTATCTACGCCCCTGCGCCGGTTGACTCGCCTGGAGGCCGAGGGATTGCAAACCCAACTCACGCAACTCACCCAACGCCAGAGCCGGTTGACCCAGCTACAGCAAGACCGGGGGGAACGATTGCGGGAATTGAAAAAGCAGTTGAAACAATGTCAAAAGCAGTACGGGGGTTCCCGCAAGACTCGCCTAGGCACAACTCCATTGTCCGAAGATGTGGGGGTGACCCTGCGGTTGAGTGCCGCTGGGGTGTGGCATCGGGGGGAGCGTCGTCCTGGCCAACAATTGTGCCTGGATTTGACGGCGGCGGCCTCTAATTTGCGTGACCCCATCCTTTGGCAGGGGGAATTGCGCCCTGGGGAACGGTTGCTGGTGTTTGGCGAGAGGGGGGGGCTGTATGAATTGACGGGGCGGGAAATGGCGGGGGGTGCGCCGGGCTGGCCGGATTGGTTCACCTGGGAGGCGGGGCTATTGCCGGTGGTGGTGGATGCCGAAACGATGGGGGTGTGGCTGGTGAGTCGGGGCGGCTATGGCACGGTAATGGGGGTGCCTGACCTGTGGCAGGGGGCTTGGGGGTTTCCGCCGGGGGATGGGGTGTTGGCGGTGGGGACGTGGCAAACGGGGCAGGAGTTATATCTAGCCAGCGGGCAGGGGCGGGTGTGGCGGGGGAAATTGCCCCGGCGTAGTCATGGCAAATCCCTACTGGTTTTAGCTGCGGGCGAATCCCTGGTGGGGGCGGTAATGGTTACCCGGAAAACGGCGGTGCAAGGGGTGACCGCCGGGGGCGAGTGCCAGGATTTACCCGCCATGCCCCTGGGGGAGGAGGTGGCTACGGGGGTGGCTTGGGTGGGTTTGGTGGCCGGGTTGGGAATCGCTTACGGCCATACCAACCGGCAACGGTGGGTGCGTTTGGGAATGGATTTGGCCTTGGGGGAGCAGGTAGTGCGGGTGGTTCAGGTTAGAATGGGCGGGGAATTTTAG
- the rodA gene encoding rod shape-determining protein RodA, translated as MTYRSAWWRPWHDIDLTLLGAVLTLTVLGVTAIRSTGLAQNTWDWWQQSLIALLGVGVVLFLARWPYEWLRRWHWGIYGLANALLVAVMFVGTSALGAERWISIGGFHLQPSEFAKVAVILTLAAVLEQSRAPVLWTIGQGAAVVALPWVLVFAQPNLGTALIFVAITLGMLYWANIPLAWIVLLLSPLVSAILLSLSLPMWGVWVVVMALVGWFSLPWPRIGGLTALVVNLISGQLGQVFWGLLKDYQRERLILFLDPNQDPLGGGYHLIQSRIAIGSGGLWGQGLFQGSQTQLSFIPEQNTDFIFSVIGEELGFIGAIVVVFLFWLICLRLVLIARSSRDGFGSLIAIGVLSMLIFQVVINIGMTVGLAPITGIPLPFLSYGRSAMLANFIALGLVESVANHRRKSFY; from the coding sequence ATGACCTATCGTTCGGCCTGGTGGCGACCTTGGCATGATATTGACCTCACCCTGTTGGGGGCGGTGTTGACCCTGACGGTGCTGGGGGTGACGGCGATTCGCAGTACCGGGTTGGCGCAAAATACCTGGGATTGGTGGCAACAAAGTCTGATTGCCCTGTTGGGGGTGGGGGTGGTGCTGTTCCTGGCCCGTTGGCCCTACGAATGGTTGCGCCGCTGGCATTGGGGGATTTATGGGTTGGCCAATGCCCTGTTGGTGGCGGTGATGTTTGTGGGCACTTCGGCGTTGGGGGCGGAACGCTGGATCAGTATTGGGGGCTTCCATTTGCAACCGTCGGAGTTTGCCAAGGTGGCGGTGATTTTGACCTTGGCCGCTGTTTTGGAACAGTCGCGGGCACCGGTGTTGTGGACGATTGGGCAGGGGGCGGCGGTGGTGGCTCTGCCCTGGGTGTTGGTGTTTGCCCAGCCGAATTTGGGGACGGCGTTGATTTTTGTGGCGATTACCCTGGGGATGTTGTACTGGGCGAATATTCCCCTGGCGTGGATTGTGTTGCTGTTATCGCCCCTGGTGTCGGCAATTTTATTATCTCTGTCTTTGCCGATGTGGGGGGTGTGGGTGGTGGTGATGGCGTTGGTGGGTTGGTTTTCCCTACCTTGGCCGCGGATTGGGGGGTTGACCGCCCTGGTGGTGAATTTGATTTCGGGGCAACTGGGGCAGGTGTTTTGGGGGTTGTTGAAGGATTATCAACGGGAGCGGTTGATTTTGTTTCTTGACCCGAATCAAGACCCCTTGGGCGGGGGGTATCACTTGATCCAGTCCCGGATTGCCATTGGTTCGGGGGGGTTGTGGGGGCAGGGTTTGTTTCAAGGCAGTCAGACCCAGTTGAGTTTTATCCCGGAGCAAAATACGGATTTTATTTTCTCGGTAATTGGGGAAGAATTGGGTTTTATTGGGGCGATAGTGGTGGTGTTTTTGTTTTGGTTGATTTGTTTGCGATTGGTGTTGATTGCCCGTAGCTCCCGGGATGGATTTGGCTCCCTGATTGCGATTGGGGTATTGAGTATGTTGATTTTCCAAGTGGTGATCAATATCGGTATGACTGTGGGGTTGGCACCGATTACGGGGATTCCGTTGCCGTTTTTGAGCTATGGTCGCTCGGCCATGTTGGCGAATTTTATTGCCCTGGGGTTGGTGGAATCCGTGGCGAATCACCGGCGCAAGTCGTTTTATTGA
- a CDS encoding permease: MAALQQGLTLFFSLLVEAIPFLLLGVLFSSILLLWVEPEQLLKLLPRHPLGGAIAGAVLGCLLPVCECGNVPVARRLLTQGMPSAVAVGFLLGAPTINPIVIWSTWVAFRDQPVMVWGRVVLTLFVAVVVGWVFSVQQDLRPFLQPAVAQALPVGQPLREPVLAAVPTGNFFALAGGKTLPLETTGWNASRLLSRRGRWQMVWVNALTELRELGGVLILGTAVAAAIQVLTPREVILGLGQGPVTSVVAMLVLGTVVSICSTVDAFFALSFAGSFTAGALLAFLVFGPMVDLKGVSLLLTVFRPRAVLYLFLLAGLLTFVLTLAMNLYL; the protein is encoded by the coding sequence ATGGCCGCATTGCAACAGGGATTAACCTTATTTTTTAGTTTGCTGGTGGAGGCGATTCCCTTTTTGTTGTTGGGGGTCTTGTTTTCCAGCATTTTGTTGCTATGGGTAGAGCCGGAGCAGTTGCTGAAACTCTTGCCCCGCCATCCCTTGGGGGGAGCCATTGCGGGGGCGGTGCTGGGCTGTCTTTTGCCGGTGTGTGAATGCGGCAATGTGCCGGTGGCGCGCCGTTTGCTCACCCAGGGGATGCCGTCTGCGGTGGCGGTGGGTTTTTTGCTGGGGGCACCGACGATCAATCCGATTGTGATTTGGTCAACCTGGGTAGCGTTTCGGGATCAGCCGGTCATGGTCTGGGGGCGGGTGGTGCTGACTTTGTTCGTGGCGGTGGTGGTCGGGTGGGTGTTTTCGGTGCAGCAGGATTTGCGGCCTTTTTTGCAACCGGCGGTGGCGCAAGCCCTGCCTGTCGGTCAACCGCTCCGGGAACCGGTGTTGGCGGCGGTACCCACCGGGAATTTTTTTGCCCTGGCGGGGGGGAAAACCCTGCCCCTGGAAACCACAGGCTGGAATGCGTCCCGGCTGTTGTCCCGGCGGGGGCGGTGGCAGATGGTGTGGGTGAATGCGTTGACGGAACTGCGGGAATTGGGGGGAGTTTTGATCCTGGGCACGGCGGTGGCGGCGGCAATTCAGGTCTTGACCCCCCGCGAGGTCATCCTGGGGTTGGGGCAAGGGCCGGTGACCTCGGTGGTGGCGATGCTGGTATTGGGCACGGTGGTATCTATTTGCTCCACGGTGGATGCGTTTTTTGCCCTGTCCTTTGCGGGGAGTTTTACGGCGGGGGCGTTGTTGGCGTTTTTGGTTTTTGGGCCGATGGTGGATTTGAAAGGGGTGAGTTTGCTATTAACAGTCTTTCGCCCCCGGGCGGTGCTGTACCTATTTTTGTTGGCGGGATTATTGACCTTTGTTTTAACCTTAGCCATGAATTTGTACCTATGA
- a CDS encoding TIGR03943 family putative permease subunit: MNGFDLLAIGAWGVLLLKYWLTGQLAVLIHPNYFPLTIGAGLLLVGLVGWQGWVRWREPGQPQALAEGSQLLPRSWGRFLLLSTAVVGLIVTPRPFNSQIALESGELLSMTRTMPQQFRPVNRPEARSLVDWVRLLNTYPEPDAYQGQKAKVQGFVVHPPDSPSNRFFIARFVVTCCAADAYPVGLPVDLPEAKTYQADTWLEIQGQMATGQVKGQRRLILQAAKITPIQPPANPYLY, translated from the coding sequence ATGAATGGCTTTGACCTACTGGCGATTGGGGCGTGGGGGGTTTTACTCCTCAAGTATTGGCTGACCGGGCAGTTGGCGGTGCTGATCCATCCCAACTATTTCCCCTTGACCATCGGGGCGGGTTTACTGCTGGTGGGTTTGGTGGGGTGGCAGGGCTGGGTACGCTGGCGAGAACCGGGGCAACCCCAAGCCTTGGCCGAGGGCAGTCAACTTTTGCCCCGTTCTTGGGGGCGATTTCTATTGCTCAGTACGGCGGTGGTGGGGTTGATTGTCACGCCCCGGCCATTCAATAGCCAAATTGCCCTGGAAAGTGGGGAATTATTGAGCATGACCCGCACCATGCCCCAACAGTTTCGCCCGGTCAACCGCCCGGAAGCACGTTCCCTGGTGGATTGGGTGCGTTTGTTAAATACCTACCCGGAACCGGATGCCTACCAGGGGCAAAAGGCGAAGGTGCAAGGGTTTGTGGTGCATCCCCCGGATAGTCCCAGCAATCGGTTTTTTATTGCCCGGTTTGTGGTCACCTGCTGTGCCGCCGATGCCTACCCGGTGGGGTTACCGGTGGATTTGCCAGAAGCCAAAACCTACCAAGCCGATACCTGGTTAGAAATTCAGGGGCAGATGGCAACGGGGCAAGTCAAAGGCCAACGGCGGTTGATTCTGCAAGCGGCTAAAATTACCCCCATCCAGCCCCCGGCCAATCCCTATTTATATTAA
- a CDS encoding SMP-30/gluconolactonase/LRE family protein, with translation MSIMSLSFHPPSWCRRLGLLLLTGLVCLLLGTDAHSAPIPGQIVRLDPRLSALISPQAQLEPLATGLGWLEGPVWDKTQQALLFSDVKNNVIYRWRAGAGIAPYVYPSGYTGTEPFAGKEPGANGLTLDRQGRLVACEHGDRRISRREPNGEKITLADRYQGRRLNSPNDLVYASNGDLYFTDPPFGLPQAFADPLKELPFSGVYRLRPQGELTLLTDQMRSPNGIAFAPDEKTLYLTDVTPGQAAWLAYRVKPDGSLGEKRVLAEATPWQRTRKGGPDGLKIDTQGNIYGAGPSAVFIFAPDGTLLGRIETGVPTGNLAWGEDGHTLFITANTSLYRIRLLAKGNGY, from the coding sequence ATGAGCATCATGTCTTTATCCTTTCACCCCCCCTCCTGGTGCCGTCGCCTGGGGCTGTTGCTACTCACGGGTTTGGTGTGCCTGCTCCTGGGGACAGATGCACATTCGGCACCCATACCGGGGCAGATCGTCCGGCTTGACCCCCGCTTGTCCGCCCTCATTTCCCCCCAGGCGCAACTCGAGCCCCTAGCCACCGGGCTGGGCTGGCTGGAAGGCCCCGTGTGGGACAAAACCCAACAGGCACTTTTATTTTCTGACGTGAAAAATAATGTCATCTACCGCTGGCGAGCGGGTGCAGGCATTGCCCCCTACGTTTACCCCAGTGGCTACACCGGCACAGAACCCTTTGCGGGCAAAGAACCGGGTGCCAATGGCTTAACCCTGGATCGCCAAGGCCGCTTGGTAGCCTGCGAACATGGGGATCGCCGCATCAGTCGCCGGGAACCCAATGGCGAAAAAATTACCCTGGCGGATCGCTATCAGGGTCGCCGCTTGAATAGCCCCAACGACCTGGTTTATGCTTCCAACGGGGATTTGTACTTCACCGACCCTCCCTTTGGTTTGCCCCAAGCCTTTGCCGACCCGCTCAAGGAATTACCCTTTAGTGGCGTGTATCGCCTCCGCCCCCAGGGTGAATTGACTTTATTAACCGACCAAATGCGTTCCCCCAATGGCATTGCCTTTGCTCCTGATGAAAAGACTTTGTACTTAACCGATGTCACCCCTGGGCAAGCGGCATGGCTGGCCTATAGGGTCAAACCCGATGGCAGTTTGGGGGAAAAACGGGTTTTGGCTGAGGCGACCCCCTGGCAACGCACCCGAAAAGGCGGGCCGGATGGCTTGAAAATTGATACCCAGGGCAATATCTATGGTGCCGGGCCGTCAGCGGTGTTTATTTTTGCCCCGGATGGTACTTTGTTAGGACGAATTGAAACCGGTGTCCCCACGGGCAACCTCGCCTGGGGTGAAGACGGCCACACCCTATTTATCACCGCCAATACCAGTCTGTATCGCATCCGCTTGTTAGCCAAGGGTAATGGGTATTGA
- a CDS encoding Uma2 family endonuclease, producing MTQAHTKNFTFAEYLASDTGTDCHTELVEGEVVVMPVASPLHGEIIQQLFLMLYQERQRLQYPVRIFSSGIGVRTGIRTVREPDLCVLHREDWTALRTQNPNLAIIENPPLWVAEVVSPGKENRERDYQQKHQEYEAMGIAEYWIIDPEDQKIIIFLLVAKVYHPTEFQGQDMLKSSTFPELTLRAEKLLHPWD from the coding sequence ATGACTCAAGCGCACACCAAAAATTTTACCTTTGCGGAATATCTGGCCTCGGACACCGGTACGGACTGTCATACGGAATTAGTTGAGGGGGAAGTCGTGGTCATGCCCGTGGCCAGTCCGTTGCATGGGGAAATTATTCAACAATTGTTTTTAATGCTCTATCAAGAGCGCCAACGACTTCAATATCCCGTTCGTATCTTTAGCAGTGGCATCGGTGTCCGTACCGGAATACGCACGGTACGAGAACCAGATTTGTGTGTTTTACATCGGGAAGACTGGACAGCATTACGCACCCAAAATCCTAATTTAGCTATCATAGAAAACCCGCCCTTATGGGTAGCAGAGGTAGTCAGTCCGGGGAAAGAAAATCGAGAGCGAGATTATCAACAGAAACATCAAGAATATGAGGCGATGGGGATTGCTGAGTACTGGATCATTGACCCAGAAGACCAAAAAATAATCATTTTTTTATTAGTAGCGAAAGTTTATCACCCCACTGAATTTCAGGGACAAGATATGCTCAAGTCAAGTACATTTCCTGAATTGACGCTTAGGGCAGAAAAGCTACTCCATCCCTGGGATTAA
- a CDS encoding GGDEF domain-containing protein, whose protein sequence is MLVISTGHAQGLVRLSGYFTGFSILSITWISEQIILDLRLRDFQLRKTVDEQAQELQKVNRELNQIAFQDSLTGLANRRALDDFLSIAWTRGATTQMPLALLLCDVDYFKRYNDGYGHPAGDQCLRDIAQILRQTIPEPDFCIARYGGEEFALVLPATSDSGAQAVAQNLLENVRRAALPHAYALTGDYVSISIGISSTIPQPDHSPKALILSADLALYQAKSQGRNRAVYQGMSPSLPPAVA, encoded by the coding sequence ATGTTGGTTATTTCTACGGGTCACGCTCAGGGTTTAGTCCGATTATCCGGTTATTTTACAGGCTTTTCTATCCTCTCGATTACTTGGATAAGTGAACAGATTATTTTGGATTTGCGTCTCCGGGATTTTCAACTGCGAAAAACGGTGGACGAACAGGCGCAAGAACTCCAAAAAGTCAATCGGGAATTAAACCAAATTGCGTTTCAAGATAGCCTGACGGGACTGGCGAATCGGCGGGCTTTGGATGACTTTTTATCTATTGCTTGGACAAGGGGTGCCACCACCCAAATGCCCCTGGCTTTGCTTTTATGTGATGTGGACTATTTCAAACGGTATAACGATGGGTATGGACATCCGGCGGGGGATCAATGTTTGCGGGATATTGCCCAGATTTTGCGTCAAACGATACCGGAGCCGGATTTTTGCATTGCCCGCTACGGGGGAGAAGAATTTGCGCTGGTGCTACCCGCCACTTCAGACTCAGGGGCGCAGGCGGTGGCGCAAAACCTTTTGGAAAATGTGCGGCGGGCGGCATTGCCCCACGCCTATGCGCTGACGGGCGATTATGTGAGCATCAGTATTGGGATTAGCAGTACCATTCCCCAGCCTGACCACTCCCCTAAAGCCTTGATTTTGTCGGCGGATTTGGCACTCTACCAGGCCAAGTCCCAGGGACGCAACCGGGCGGTTTATCAGGGGATGTCCCCCAGTTTGCCCCCGGCGGTGGCCTAA
- the hemL gene encoding glutamate-1-semialdehyde 2,1-aminomutase has product MDVMVAPVWHTTESQRIFNQAQRLMPGGVSSPVRAFKSVGGQPIVFDRVQGAYAWDVDGNRYVDYVGTWGPAICGHAHPEVIEAICTAAQKGTSFGAPCRLENVLAEMVIAAVPSIEMVRFVNSGTEACMGALRLARAFTGREKILKFEGCYHGHADTFLVKAGSGVATLGLPDSPGVPKSVTAATLTAPYNDLTAVKALFREYPGEIATVILEPVVGNAGFILPQREFLMGLREITQQDGALLMFDEVMTGFRIHYGGAQAYFDITPDLTTLGKIIGGGLPVGAYGGRREIMELVAPAGPMYQAGTLSGNPLAMTAGIKTLELLGKPGVYEQLEQVTSRLVQGLQGIADELGHPMCSGNLSGMFGFFFTPGPVTNYEQAKASDVQKFSRFHRGMLERGIYLAPSQFEAGFTSLAHGEAEVDATLAAAREVLSALPR; this is encoded by the coding sequence ATGGATGTCATGGTGGCACCTGTTTGGCATACGACCGAGTCCCAGCGCATTTTTAATCAAGCCCAACGTTTGATGCCGGGGGGGGTAAGTTCGCCGGTGCGGGCGTTTAAGTCGGTGGGGGGGCAACCCATCGTGTTTGACCGGGTGCAGGGTGCCTACGCCTGGGATGTGGATGGCAACCGCTATGTGGATTATGTGGGCACCTGGGGGCCGGCCATCTGCGGGCACGCCCACCCTGAAGTAATTGAGGCGATTTGTACAGCGGCGCAAAAAGGCACCAGTTTTGGGGCACCCTGTCGCCTGGAAAATGTCCTGGCGGAAATGGTGATTGCCGCCGTGCCCAGCATCGAAATGGTGCGGTTTGTCAATTCCGGCACCGAAGCCTGCATGGGGGCATTGCGCTTGGCACGGGCGTTTACGGGTCGGGAAAAAATCCTTAAATTTGAGGGCTGTTACCACGGTCATGCGGACACGTTCCTGGTCAAAGCCGGTTCCGGGGTGGCAACCCTGGGTCTGCCGGATTCGCCGGGGGTGCCCAAATCGGTGACGGCGGCCACCTTGACCGCTCCCTACAATGACCTGACGGCGGTCAAAGCCCTATTTAGGGAATATCCGGGGGAAATTGCCACCGTGATTTTAGAGCCGGTGGTGGGGAATGCCGGGTTTATCCTGCCCCAGCGGGAATTTTTGATGGGGTTGCGGGAAATCACCCAGCAGGATGGGGCTTTGCTGATGTTTGACGAGGTGATGACCGGGTTTCGCATCCACTATGGGGGGGCGCAGGCGTACTTTGACATTACCCCGGACCTGACCACCCTGGGGAAAATCATTGGCGGCGGTCTGCCGGTGGGAGCCTACGGGGGGCGGCGGGAAATTATGGAACTGGTGGCTCCGGCGGGGCCGATGTACCAGGCGGGGACCTTATCGGGGAATCCCTTGGCAATGACAGCGGGGATCAAAACCCTGGAATTGCTGGGGAAACCGGGGGTGTATGAACAATTAGAGCAGGTTACCTCCCGGTTGGTGCAGGGGTTGCAGGGGATTGCCGATGAGTTGGGGCATCCGATGTGCAGTGGCAATTTGAGTGGGATGTTTGGCTTTTTCTTCACCCCTGGCCCGGTGACAAATTACGAACAAGCCAAAGCCTCGGATGTACAAAAATTCAGCCGCTTTCACCGGGGAATGCTGGAGCGGGGGATTTATCTGGCTCCGTCCCAGTTTGAGGCCGGGTTTACCAGTCTGGCGCATGGGGAGGCCGAGGTGGACGCAACGCTGGCGGCGGCTCGGGAGGTCTTGAGCGCATTGCCCCGCTGA
- a CDS encoding Holliday junction resolvase RuvX, with translation MPVLLGFDPGRDKCGVVLRSARGEWLFQEVVPAAAALEIIYNLYQQYQPDVLVMGDQTTHRQWRQQLQQRLPGVNLVTVDERYSTLEAQNKYWKLYPAQGWRRLLPPGLRPLPRPVDDVAAMILVERYCQQHSPA, from the coding sequence ATGCCAGTCCTGCTGGGCTTTGACCCCGGTCGGGACAAGTGTGGGGTGGTTCTCCGCTCCGCCAGGGGGGAATGGCTGTTTCAGGAGGTGGTGCCTGCGGCGGCGGCTCTGGAAATTATCTATAATTTGTATCAACAATATCAACCGGATGTACTGGTCATGGGGGATCAGACCACCCACCGGCAATGGCGGCAACAACTCCAGCAACGCTTACCGGGGGTGAACCTGGTCACGGTGGACGAGCGATATAGTACCTTAGAAGCACAAAATAAATACTGGAAACTCTATCCTGCCCAGGGGTGGCGACGGTTATTGCCCCCAGGTCTGCGGCCTTTGCCTCGTCCGGTGGATGATGTGGCGGCGATGATT